A section of the Solitalea canadensis DSM 3403 genome encodes:
- a CDS encoding PorP/SprF family type IX secretion system membrane protein translates to MKNFLLTIALSLLMACAYAQQRPQYTLYMQNNYILNPAIGGIEDYYDLKLSYRSQWVGLEGAPKTGYASFHAPIGDVDERHHGVGGYIVSDKTDATSRLSFDLSYAYHLPISGNMKVSFGVAGGFTQYSTDADKLNPANPGDMAVVSGTQYLPDVTAGIWLYSDKFYVGASGLQLIPATLSNSTSSEKALNKYRAHYFFTTGYRFPIGYDFMATPSIMVKWIDPAPASMDFNFKLMYQETVWAGVSYRKADSFSALIGLNISSLINVAYSYDYGVNELTNFNKGSHEIILGLQLNNSGKVKCPRNVW, encoded by the coding sequence ATGAAGAATTTTTTACTTACTATAGCTCTCTCTTTATTAATGGCATGTGCCTACGCTCAGCAGCGTCCTCAATACACCCTCTACATGCAAAATAATTACATCTTAAATCCTGCCATTGGTGGTATTGAAGATTATTATGACTTGAAGTTGAGTTATCGTTCTCAGTGGGTTGGATTAGAAGGGGCTCCCAAAACAGGTTATGCCTCATTTCATGCTCCTATTGGCGATGTAGATGAGAGACACCATGGAGTAGGAGGGTATATTGTTTCAGATAAAACTGATGCAACCAGCCGATTATCGTTCGATTTATCTTATGCTTACCACTTGCCGATTTCAGGAAATATGAAAGTTTCATTTGGCGTTGCCGGAGGCTTTACCCAGTATTCTACGGATGCTGATAAACTTAACCCTGCAAACCCTGGAGATATGGCAGTTGTAAGTGGAACACAATACTTACCTGACGTTACAGCTGGTATCTGGTTATATTCAGATAAGTTTTATGTAGGGGCTTCAGGTTTACAGCTGATCCCTGCTACCTTAAGCAATTCTACTTCGTCTGAAAAAGCATTGAATAAATACCGTGCTCACTATTTCTTTACTACTGGTTACCGTTTCCCTATAGGATATGATTTTATGGCTACACCATCAATTATGGTTAAATGGATCGATCCGGCTCCGGCTTCTATGGATTTTAACTTTAAATTGATGTATCAGGAAACAGTTTGGGCTGGGGTTTCTTATCGTAAAGCAGACAGTTTTTCAGCGTTGATTGGCTTAAATATCAGTTCGTTAATTAACGTTGCCTATTCATATGACTATGGAGTAAATGAGTTAACCAACTTTAACAAAGGTAGCCACGAGATCATTTTAGGCCTACAGCTTAATAACTCAGGCAAAGTAAAATGTCCGCGTAACGTTTGGTAA
- a CDS encoding NfeD family protein has protein sequence MRQLVLYVICYFLTPLFVKSQTVVSINIDAVINPATAEYIHRGIEKAKKEKATCLIIHLNTPGGLLKSTRIIVGDIMESTVPVIVYVSPAGAQAGSAGVFITLAAHIAVMAPGTNIGAAHPVDMQGNKDSIMAEKLTNDAAAFIRTIAEKRKRNTEWAELAVRKSVSITSTEALDKKVIDLVAKNDHELLQRIDGRKVEVNEGSVILQTKTARVQTYDMNFAEKILSIIGDPNVAYILLILGFYGLLFELYNPGAILPGIIGVISLILAFYALHTLPLNYAGLALIAFAIILFLLEIKIVSHGLLAISGVISMLLGSLMLIREDTGEVGKISLSVILTMVSASALFFLFVIGLGLKAQRAKPVTGVEALIGETGSSLEMLDPVGTVFVHGEIWKAESTAGIINKGEKVRVIKRQNFKLFVEVVQKDT, from the coding sequence ATGCGCCAGCTTGTTCTATATGTGATCTGCTATTTTCTTACGCCGTTGTTTGTTAAATCCCAAACGGTCGTATCGATAAATATTGATGCAGTTATTAATCCTGCTACAGCGGAATACATTCATAGGGGTATAGAAAAAGCTAAAAAAGAAAAAGCCACCTGTCTCATTATTCACCTCAATACTCCTGGAGGGCTGCTTAAATCAACACGGATTATTGTAGGAGATATCATGGAATCTACGGTCCCGGTAATCGTTTATGTTTCGCCAGCTGGTGCTCAGGCAGGTTCTGCAGGTGTATTCATTACATTAGCCGCACATATTGCTGTAATGGCACCTGGTACTAATATTGGTGCAGCGCATCCGGTAGATATGCAAGGCAATAAGGACAGTATTATGGCTGAAAAGCTCACAAACGATGCAGCAGCTTTTATTCGCACTATTGCCGAAAAAAGAAAACGCAATACAGAATGGGCTGAATTAGCTGTTCGGAAGAGTGTTTCTATCACTTCTACAGAAGCACTTGATAAAAAGGTGATTGATCTGGTGGCTAAAAATGATCATGAATTATTGCAACGTATTGACGGTAGAAAAGTGGAAGTAAATGAAGGTTCCGTTATCCTTCAAACTAAAACGGCACGTGTGCAAACGTATGATATGAATTTTGCGGAAAAGATTCTTTCTATCATTGGCGATCCTAACGTTGCTTACATATTACTTATCCTTGGATTTTATGGATTATTGTTTGAATTATATAATCCTGGCGCCATTCTTCCGGGAATTATTGGTGTTATCAGTCTTATCCTTGCTTTTTATGCTTTACATACATTACCTCTTAATTACGCCGGATTGGCATTAATTGCATTCGCTATTATTCTGTTCTTGTTAGAGATAAAAATAGTTAGTCATGGTTTACTTGCCATTAGTGGGGTTATATCAATGTTGCTAGGATCACTAATGTTGATACGGGAAGATACTGGTGAGGTGGGAAAGATTTCGTTGAGTGTGATCCTTACAATGGTTTCCGCTTCTGCGCTTTTTTTCTTATTTGTAATAGGCTTAGGTCTGAAAGCGCAACGAGCAAAACCGGTAACCGGTGTAGAAGCACTTATTGGCGAAACCGGCTCGTCATTAGAAATGCTTGATCCAGTAGGAACTGTATTTGTACATGGTGAAATATGGAAGGCTGAATCAACTGCCGGAATAATAAATAAAGGGGAAAAAGTTCGTGTTATTAAAAGACAAAATTTTAAACTTTTTGTTGAAGTCGTTCAAAAAGATACTTAA
- a CDS encoding YciI family protein translates to MKDFLLIFRQPSYDYSTTSAADMQALTKKWQDWVGGIAAQGKLASNGTRLSLDGKVLKAGGVVTDGPFVEIRERLGSFVIVKAENLEEATTLAHGCPALDADGSVEIRPIIG, encoded by the coding sequence ATGAAAGACTTCTTATTAATATTTCGCCAACCAAGCTATGATTATAGCACAACTTCAGCTGCTGATATGCAAGCTCTTACTAAAAAATGGCAAGACTGGGTGGGAGGAATAGCTGCTCAGGGAAAATTAGCTAGCAATGGAACGCGACTTTCATTAGATGGTAAAGTATTAAAAGCAGGTGGAGTTGTTACAGATGGTCCTTTTGTTGAAATTCGAGAGCGTTTAGGCAGCTTTGTTATTGTAAAAGCCGAAAACCTGGAAGAAGCAACAACCTTGGCTCATGGTTGTCCGGCATTAGATGCTGACGGCAGTGTTGAGATCAGACCAATTATTGGATAA
- a CDS encoding gliding motility-associated C-terminal domain-containing protein, which yields MSHIEGVGGPRGAIMSIYITSDVSTSGTVSIPGINSNQNFSVTANSVTTVDVPASAYIDNTQGVINRGIHVVSNEPVVVYAHIYAFVISGSTLVLPTNTLGRKYIVSSYQPNGSEGGSFSQFLVIGTEDATTVRIMPRSATTNGNPAGVPFDIVLNMGDVYEVQSKGDLFGSTVESISSGSTTETCKRIAVFGGTTWSPLGCPNADTGDNLFQQMYPINSWGREFITMPFKTRAGDFFRVYASEANTLVSMNGNNTTLTAGSYFETNIIDRPQHITANNPISVVQYSITQICDGNLGDPEMIILNPVEQNLKRITMNSTLNYQISRNYVNVLIKTAGKDSFRINGRVSRSAFTPIPGTNYSYLQEEIPAGSFTLTADSGFNAIVYGFGDIESYGYSAGSNLEDVDKRIIARSGNVEVDGACIGVPLTFDVQLPYQPTKLVWNFANGTIVTQDNPTTTSTQQPFIYHFIDLSNNNLVTYQQPGVYVVRVTATRPGEQGCEAIDELIYSINVEALPDLRALPIPEVCERDGNINLITLLSSRPGNNYTFTGPGVTDSTFNPLQAGGGTHTINLSYSSPNAICSKFLSFSITVKQSPIANAGEDVTIDLGESTQLVGSVSSDVDTFSWSPTATLSNPQILNPIATPTENTDYILAGVGSNGCPCKDTVTVKVLTDLKIPNVFSPNGDNVNDTWVIDGIINYPEAIVEIFNRWGDRMFYSQGYGVPWDGRQNGKTIPQATYYYVIRPNNPRLQPVSGAVTVVY from the coding sequence ATGAGTCATATCGAGGGTGTTGGAGGTCCTCGTGGTGCAATTATGTCAATTTACATCACCTCTGACGTTTCTACCTCTGGAACGGTGTCTATTCCGGGTATAAATTCAAATCAAAATTTTAGTGTAACAGCAAATTCAGTAACTACAGTTGATGTTCCTGCATCGGCTTATATTGATAATACTCAAGGTGTAATAAATCGAGGTATTCATGTGGTTTCAAATGAACCGGTAGTTGTTTACGCACATATCTATGCTTTTGTCATCTCTGGTTCTACTCTTGTTTTGCCGACCAATACCTTGGGAAGAAAGTACATTGTATCCAGCTATCAGCCAAATGGCAGTGAAGGAGGTTCGTTCTCGCAGTTTCTGGTTATCGGAACAGAGGATGCTACTACAGTTCGCATAATGCCCCGTAGCGCCACTACAAACGGAAATCCTGCAGGTGTACCATTTGATATTGTGCTAAATATGGGAGATGTTTATGAGGTGCAATCGAAAGGAGATCTTTTCGGCTCTACGGTTGAGTCAATTAGTTCAGGGAGTACAACGGAAACTTGTAAACGAATTGCTGTGTTCGGCGGAACAACCTGGTCGCCTTTGGGATGTCCCAATGCGGATACGGGCGATAATCTCTTTCAACAAATGTATCCCATTAACTCATGGGGACGAGAGTTCATCACAATGCCTTTTAAAACTCGTGCAGGCGATTTTTTCAGGGTTTATGCTTCCGAAGCTAATACTCTCGTGAGTATGAATGGTAATAATACAACGCTAACTGCCGGCAGCTATTTTGAAACCAATATTATTGACCGACCACAGCACATTACTGCTAATAATCCAATTTCGGTCGTCCAATATAGCATAACTCAAATCTGTGACGGAAATTTGGGCGATCCGGAAATGATTATACTTAATCCTGTTGAGCAAAACCTGAAAAGGATTACCATGAACTCAACACTTAACTACCAAATCTCCCGTAATTATGTGAATGTGCTGATAAAAACTGCTGGTAAAGATAGTTTTCGCATCAACGGCAGAGTTTCCCGTTCAGCCTTTACACCAATTCCTGGCACTAATTATTCTTATTTACAGGAAGAAATTCCGGCGGGGAGTTTTACTTTAACGGCTGACTCAGGGTTTAATGCCATTGTTTATGGCTTCGGTGATATTGAGTCATATGGGTATTCTGCAGGCTCTAACCTGGAAGATGTTGATAAACGTATTATTGCCCGCTCAGGGAATGTGGAAGTTGATGGGGCGTGTATCGGTGTGCCGCTTACCTTTGATGTTCAGTTGCCTTATCAACCTACTAAGTTAGTTTGGAATTTTGCTAACGGGACAATAGTTACACAGGATAATCCTACAACCACCTCTACTCAACAACCGTTTATCTATCACTTTATTGATCTTTCCAATAATAACTTAGTTACCTACCAGCAACCTGGCGTGTATGTGGTAAGAGTAACAGCAACACGGCCTGGTGAGCAAGGATGTGAAGCAATTGACGAACTAATTTATAGCATTAATGTGGAGGCATTACCCGATTTGCGCGCATTACCAATCCCCGAAGTTTGTGAACGGGATGGAAACATTAATTTAATTACGCTGTTAAGTAGTCGTCCCGGCAATAACTATACGTTTACTGGCCCAGGTGTTACTGATAGTACGTTTAACCCTTTACAGGCAGGTGGAGGCACACATACGATCAATCTTTCTTACTCAAGTCCTAACGCAATTTGTAGTAAGTTTTTGTCATTTTCGATAACCGTAAAGCAATCGCCAATAGCAAACGCCGGAGAAGATGTTACTATTGATCTGGGAGAATCTACTCAGTTAGTAGGAAGTGTGAGTAGTGATGTTGATACATTTTCGTGGTCGCCAACAGCAACCTTAAGTAATCCACAAATTCTTAATCCAATTGCCACGCCAACAGAAAATACGGATTACATACTTGCGGGAGTCGGCTCAAATGGGTGCCCTTGTAAAGACACAGTAACCGTAAAGGTACTAACCGACCTAAAGATCCCAAATGTATTTAGCCCGAATGGTGACAATGTAAATGATACCTGGGTAATTGACGGAATAATCAATTATCCTGAGGCTATTGTCGAAATATTTAATAGGTGGGGAGATCGCATGTTTTATTCACAAGGTTATGGAGTTCCATGGGATGGAAGGCAGAATGGGAAAACCATTCCGCAGGCAACTTATTATTACGTCATAAGACCTAATAATCCGCGATTACAGCCTGTCTCTGGAGCAGTAACGGTTGTGTATTGA
- a CDS encoding RNA polymerase sigma factor: protein MQREYEPLKQLFQQEFSKMVAVISKLFGLQHIELAEDIVSETFLLAAETWGIKGIPPNPAGWLYTVAKQKTLYQFRRNKILEEKVIPELVISQHTEEEMTLQFTSQNIKDSQLQMLFAVCNPVIASEAQIGLALRILCGFGIDEIAEAFLSNKETINKRLFRAKEKLRTEKVEMEFPAENEIGERLDNVLRVIYLLFNEGYYSKTENKVLRQDLCLEAMRLAVMLTEYERTNLPSANALLALMCFHASRFNARLSQEDSLVLYDQQNENLWDKGLINQGLHYLKLSAAGNEITSYHLEARIAYWHCIKEDTEEKWQSILELYDRLLQINYSPSVALNRLFALYKVKGAEVALLETEKLKLENNHFYFIFLAELYKNIDHQQAKLHLQKAFSLAKTQAEKQGIQAKMDGLE from the coding sequence ATGCAACGAGAATACGAACCACTAAAACAATTATTTCAGCAGGAGTTTTCCAAAATGGTAGCTGTAATTAGTAAACTATTTGGTTTACAGCATATCGAACTGGCTGAAGATATTGTGAGTGAAACATTTTTGCTGGCAGCTGAAACCTGGGGGATAAAAGGCATTCCACCAAATCCGGCTGGTTGGCTTTATACAGTGGCTAAACAAAAAACGCTGTATCAATTCAGGCGAAATAAAATACTGGAAGAAAAAGTAATTCCTGAATTAGTCATTAGTCAGCATACGGAGGAAGAAATGACTTTACAGTTTACTTCACAAAATATTAAAGATAGCCAGTTGCAAATGTTATTTGCGGTCTGTAATCCGGTAATTGCCAGCGAGGCCCAGATTGGTTTAGCGTTGCGTATTCTTTGTGGTTTCGGAATCGACGAAATTGCAGAAGCGTTTTTATCAAATAAAGAAACCATAAATAAACGTTTATTCCGGGCAAAAGAAAAACTCCGTACCGAAAAAGTGGAAATGGAATTTCCTGCGGAAAATGAAATAGGTGAGCGATTGGATAATGTTTTACGTGTTATTTACCTATTGTTTAATGAAGGATATTACTCTAAGACTGAAAACAAGGTCCTGCGTCAGGATTTATGCCTTGAAGCCATGCGATTGGCGGTAATGTTAACCGAGTATGAGCGCACAAATCTACCCTCAGCTAATGCACTCCTGGCATTAATGTGCTTTCATGCGTCACGATTCAACGCACGTTTGTCGCAAGAGGATTCGTTAGTACTCTACGATCAGCAGAACGAAAATTTGTGGGATAAAGGGTTAATAAACCAAGGTTTACATTATTTAAAACTTTCTGCGGCGGGGAATGAGATCACCTCTTATCACCTGGAAGCTAGAATTGCTTACTGGCATTGCATAAAAGAAGATACAGAAGAAAAGTGGCAGAGTATCTTGGAATTATACGATAGGCTGCTTCAAATCAATTATTCACCAAGTGTGGCTCTTAATCGACTTTTTGCACTTTATAAGGTAAAAGGGGCAGAAGTTGCATTGCTCGAAACTGAAAAGTTAAAATTAGAGAACAACCATTTTTACTTCATTTTTCTTGCCGAACTTTATAAAAATATAGATCATCAACAGGCAAAATTGCATTTACAAAAGGCCTTTTCCTTGGCTAAAACTCAAGCTGAAAAACAAGGAATACAAGCAAAAATGGATGGATTGGAGTAA
- a CDS encoding slipin family protein, whose translation MEQIPVLLLVIILFAIIILANAIRILREYERGVIFRLGRLIEVKGPGLILLIPIVDKMIRVSLRTVVLDVTPQDVITQDNVSIKVNAVVYFRVLEPQKAIVQVENYLAATSQISQTTLRSVLGQSELDDLLSQREKINHKLQQIIDANTEPWGVKVSNVEVKQIDLPQEMQRAMAKQAEAERERRSKVIAAEGEFQAAQRLADAAKILSEVPSALTLRYLQTLREIATEKNSTTIFPVPIDLLKPFMKRDDQP comes from the coding sequence ATGGAACAAATACCCGTATTGCTTCTGGTTATTATTCTTTTTGCAATTATTATTCTTGCCAATGCTATACGTATTCTGCGAGAATATGAGCGAGGTGTTATTTTTCGATTAGGACGATTGATTGAAGTAAAAGGGCCCGGACTCATTTTACTGATTCCCATTGTTGATAAAATGATTCGGGTGAGCTTACGTACAGTGGTGCTTGATGTAACGCCGCAAGATGTAATAACACAGGATAATGTTTCTATAAAAGTAAATGCTGTTGTTTACTTCCGAGTTTTGGAACCTCAAAAAGCCATTGTGCAGGTAGAAAATTATTTAGCGGCCACTTCTCAAATATCACAAACTACATTGCGGAGTGTGCTTGGACAATCAGAATTGGATGACCTTTTGTCGCAACGTGAAAAAATCAATCACAAGTTGCAGCAAATAATTGATGCTAATACCGAACCATGGGGTGTAAAAGTTTCAAATGTAGAAGTGAAGCAAATAGATTTACCACAGGAAATGCAGCGTGCAATGGCTAAACAAGCTGAAGCTGAACGGGAACGCCGTTCAAAAGTAATAGCTGCAGAAGGAGAGTTTCAAGCGGCTCAACGCTTAGCTGATGCAGCAAAAATATTGAGTGAAGTGCCCAGTGCTTTAACATTGCGCTACTTACAAACATTAAGAGAAATAGCTACTGAAAAAAATTCAACCACTATTTTCCCAGTGCCTATTGATTTGTTGAAACCATTTATGAAACGAGACGATCAACCCTGA
- a CDS encoding carboxymuconolactone decarboxylase family protein — MEQRINVFEKGRPAMQALYALGIYLSKSSVDQHLLNLIYFRVSQINGCAACLDMHSKDLRVKGETEQRLYLLDAWREAPFYTERERAALAWAEAITDLKDGHVKDEVYQEVTQHFSEQEVIDLTFAAITINSYNRVNVAFRAPAGYYQPTSNGTHAK, encoded by the coding sequence ATGGAACAACGTATCAATGTATTCGAAAAAGGCCGTCCGGCAATGCAAGCACTTTATGCTTTAGGTATTTACCTTTCAAAATCTTCGGTAGATCAGCATTTGTTAAACCTTATTTATTTCAGGGTGTCGCAAATTAACGGGTGTGCAGCTTGTTTGGATATGCACTCAAAAGACCTGCGTGTTAAAGGAGAAACCGAACAACGATTGTACCTGTTAGATGCATGGCGCGAAGCTCCTTTTTACACCGAACGTGAACGCGCCGCTCTTGCCTGGGCTGAAGCCATTACCGATTTGAAAGATGGTCATGTAAAGGATGAGGTTTATCAAGAAGTAACCCAACACTTTTCTGAACAAGAAGTTATCGATCTAACTTTTGCGGCAATCACCATTAACAGTTACAACCGGGTTAATGTGGCCTTTCGAGCTCCAGCTGGTTATTATCAACCAACATCAAACGGAACTCACGCAAAGTAA
- a CDS encoding DUF4468 domain-containing protein: protein MNKFLLALFFLFPCSLLAQKLEFPLGDTTNKISYKAEIKVDADLMKVELHQRAKDWILLNFLEENKVLHKDDLKEGIIVGKAFAGYATKLNAKEFHHMLTWTVTIRVKNGSYSYEMTDFYSTEDASGNNAYTKSWVTPLEDLVLNDIAFKENGDYKPLYKMHAMALDKNAKQVIESLKSAMQPFKMSDQLKAQEPLVKAVPANSPAVAVTAPKVGDTVKTNQNTAQSLINSLKNLNDSKAIDSVMKYLMAEKEALTKKQNTIAVNDTTKNAVNEKVITPNKSAEIVKKDSVKTKDAVVVAPIETSTKVAIPNTQPAVAKTDSTQVAAKVQKPGVAVVKADSIKSAIVVSPVIAKVDSSNKQVVATVPAATAPTTTTVAQPVKVSAPVKALPEFFMPDSPRVTMTALGIGTGKITFPVSDSTNKVCYVGGIRLDSMSTKVELFQRAKDWITLNFQLENQVLHRDDLHNGVLIAKGFAGYTTKLNAKDFQHKLTWTMTITVKNGGYTYEMTDIYSSEYASGNNAYTQSWTTPIEDLILSDIAFKDNGDYKPLYKMHATSTDKSIKEVIESLKSAMKPFSVMNDMKFGG from the coding sequence ATGAATAAATTTTTACTGGCCTTATTCTTCCTCTTCCCCTGTTCATTGCTTGCCCAGAAGCTTGAATTTCCATTAGGAGATACGACAAATAAAATCAGTTATAAAGCAGAAATCAAAGTTGATGCCGATTTAATGAAAGTTGAATTGCACCAACGAGCCAAAGACTGGATTCTGCTGAATTTTTTGGAGGAAAATAAAGTACTACATAAAGATGATCTGAAAGAAGGCATCATAGTAGGTAAAGCATTTGCCGGATATGCTACTAAATTAAATGCGAAAGAGTTTCATCATATGCTCACCTGGACGGTAACTATCCGGGTAAAAAACGGCAGCTACAGTTATGAAATGACCGATTTTTATTCAACTGAAGATGCATCGGGTAACAATGCTTACACCAAAAGCTGGGTTACTCCTTTGGAAGATCTGGTGTTAAACGACATTGCTTTTAAAGAAAACGGCGATTATAAGCCGCTTTATAAAATGCATGCAATGGCCTTGGATAAAAATGCAAAACAAGTAATTGAAAGCCTTAAATCGGCTATGCAGCCGTTTAAGATGAGTGATCAGTTAAAAGCACAGGAACCTTTGGTTAAAGCTGTTCCTGCCAATTCTCCGGCAGTTGCAGTAACAGCACCTAAGGTAGGTGATACAGTCAAAACCAATCAGAACACTGCCCAGTCGTTAATTAATAGCCTGAAAAACTTAAATGACAGTAAAGCTATCGATAGCGTTATGAAATATTTAATGGCAGAGAAGGAGGCATTGACTAAAAAACAAAACACTATTGCAGTAAATGACACCACTAAAAATGCTGTTAATGAAAAGGTTATTACACCAAATAAATCAGCTGAAATAGTTAAAAAGGATTCGGTTAAAACGAAAGATGCTGTAGTGGTGGCTCCTATTGAAACTTCAACTAAAGTGGCTATTCCGAATACACAACCTGCTGTCGCAAAAACTGACAGCACCCAGGTAGCTGCTAAAGTTCAAAAACCGGGAGTTGCGGTGGTAAAGGCAGATAGCATTAAGTCTGCAATAGTTGTTTCGCCAGTAATAGCGAAAGTTGACAGCAGCAATAAACAAGTGGTTGCTACTGTTCCAGCGGCTACAGCACCTACTACTACTACTGTTGCTCAGCCTGTAAAAGTTTCTGCACCGGTTAAAGCATTACCGGAGTTTTTTATGCCTGATAGTCCTCGTGTTACGATGACTGCATTAGGCATTGGCACCGGAAAAATAACATTTCCAGTTAGCGACAGCACAAACAAGGTATGTTATGTTGGTGGTATTCGTTTAGATTCAATGAGCACTAAAGTGGAACTGTTTCAACGTGCAAAAGATTGGATTACACTAAACTTTCAGTTAGAAAACCAAGTGCTTCACCGAGATGACCTTCATAATGGAGTGTTGATCGCAAAAGGTTTTGCAGGTTATACCACTAAATTGAATGCAAAAGATTTTCAGCATAAGCTTACCTGGACAATGACCATTACAGTTAAAAACGGAGGCTACACCTATGAAATGACTGATATTTATTCATCTGAATATGCTTCGGGGAATAATGCCTATACACAAAGCTGGACTACTCCTATCGAGGATTTGATTTTAAGTGATATCGCATTTAAAGATAACGGTGATTATAAACCTCTTTATAAAATGCATGCAACTTCAACAGACAAATCAATCAAAGAAGTAATTGAAAGCTTAAAATCGGCAATGAAACCGTTTAGCGTAATGAATGATATGAAATTTGGCGGGTAA